The Saxibacter everestensis genome has a window encoding:
- a CDS encoding ABC transporter permease codes for MTNLLPSSGSHEDTDAVGDQENAIELKDVAGLSQGQIVWRRFIHHKGAIVGIIVLVVIAIVAFTSVGVGPIPGWWKWNFTNTQPVQNAGHPTIGLPTWLGGSGLAWGDFPFGQDNIGRDNFARVMRGIQTSLMVMFVMGIIALVVGVVIGGLAGFYRKKTDNLLMRFTDMIITLPVIVIGAILGRLVGGGTPLLLAVALGLILWPGLARLVRGEFLSLREREFVDAARVAGASDFRIMAKHMLPNAIGVIIVNTTLLMSAAIVLETALSFLGFGINAPDVSLGQLINEYQSAFATRPWLFWWPGLFIIVIALCINFIGDGLRDAFDPRQKKIPSQKQMDKAEASARQAAGRTMTGKGGI; via the coding sequence ATGACTAACTTATTACCGTCCTCCGGCTCCCATGAAGATACGGACGCCGTCGGCGATCAGGAAAACGCAATTGAACTCAAGGACGTCGCCGGTCTGTCCCAAGGGCAGATCGTCTGGCGCCGGTTCATCCACCACAAGGGCGCAATCGTCGGCATCATCGTGCTCGTCGTCATCGCGATTGTCGCCTTCACCTCCGTCGGCGTCGGTCCGATTCCGGGCTGGTGGAAGTGGAACTTCACCAATACCCAGCCGGTGCAGAACGCCGGTCATCCAACGATCGGGCTGCCGACCTGGCTCGGCGGCTCCGGCCTGGCCTGGGGGGACTTCCCGTTCGGCCAGGACAATATCGGCCGGGACAACTTCGCCCGGGTGATGCGCGGCATCCAGACTTCGCTGATGGTGATGTTCGTGATGGGAATCATCGCGCTCGTCGTGGGCGTAGTGATCGGTGGTCTTGCCGGCTTCTACCGCAAGAAGACAGACAACCTGCTGATGCGGTTCACGGACATGATCATCACACTACCGGTGATCGTGATCGGCGCGATTCTCGGCCGCCTGGTCGGCGGTGGAACGCCGCTGCTGCTGGCTGTCGCGCTCGGCCTGATTCTCTGGCCCGGATTGGCACGTCTGGTCCGCGGCGAGTTCCTGTCGTTGCGGGAGCGCGAGTTCGTCGATGCGGCCCGGGTCGCCGGCGCGAGCGACTTCCGGATCATGGCCAAGCACATGCTACCCAACGCGATCGGCGTGATCATCGTGAACACGACGCTGCTGATGTCGGCAGCGATCGTGCTGGAAACCGCGCTGAGCTTCCTCGGCTTCGGGATCAATGCGCCGGACGTATCGCTGGGCCAGCTGATCAATGAGTACCAGAGCGCCTTCGCCACCCGGCCGTGGCTGTTCTGGTGGCCCGGTTTGTTCATTATCGTGATCGCGCTGTGCATCAACTTCATCGGCGACGGCCTGCGCGACGCATTCGATCCGCGGCAGAAGAAGATCCCGTCTCAGAAGCAGATGGACAAGGCAGAGGCTTCGGCACGCCAGGCGGCTGGACGAACCATGACGGGTAAAGGTGGGATCTGA
- a CDS encoding ABC transporter permease, protein MLNFIARRLASAIVIMLIVSIAMYLLLDLAMDPIEDLRTSTSPNKQQLIESRIRMLNLDTPSIVRYFWWLRDASGCFIGQCDLGTAWRSNQLVTDLLGGAIITTLQLIVAATVVSIALGVTVGLVSALRQYTGFDYTITFISFVLYSLPIFWVAVLLKQFLAIGFNDFVNNPAISWPAVIILSIVSGLFWMGAIGGQKTRRAMVFGVAAVVTLGALVYVLTSGWLLNPSLGIVVVLVTSVGIAVVVTMLSTGLRNKRALYSALTTAGIGIVLYYPMQWFFYYVTANFWVIVGLAVVSIGVGILVGYLFGGPDRSQSSRTAAIVAFLVGGLIFVDKVMQSWDLYSNANVIKNRPIATIGSATPGLGGDFWVSTLDTFTHLLLPSIALILISFATYTRYSRGSMLEVLNQDYIRTARAKGLTERTVIMRHALRNALLPLASIVPVDIITLIGGAVITETIFGWSGMGKLFIDSLRDSEIDPVMAYIMITGFLAIFANLVADFVYAILDPRIRVNA, encoded by the coding sequence ATGCTTAATTTCATAGCCAGGCGACTCGCCTCGGCCATCGTCATCATGCTGATCGTATCGATAGCGATGTACCTGCTGCTGGATCTCGCAATGGATCCGATCGAAGATCTGCGCACCAGCACATCGCCGAACAAGCAGCAACTGATCGAATCCCGGATCAGAATGCTCAATCTCGATACTCCTTCGATCGTCCGGTACTTCTGGTGGCTGCGCGATGCCAGCGGCTGCTTTATCGGGCAGTGCGACCTGGGCACCGCCTGGCGCAGCAATCAGCTGGTCACCGACCTGCTCGGCGGCGCCATCATCACCACCCTGCAACTGATCGTCGCGGCTACCGTTGTTTCAATCGCTCTCGGCGTCACCGTCGGGCTGGTCAGCGCGTTGCGGCAGTACACCGGCTTCGACTACACAATTACTTTCATTTCATTCGTGCTCTACTCGCTGCCCATCTTCTGGGTCGCAGTGCTGCTCAAGCAGTTCCTCGCCATCGGATTCAACGACTTCGTCAACAATCCCGCGATCAGTTGGCCGGCGGTAATAATATTGTCCATCGTGTCCGGCCTGTTCTGGATGGGCGCCATTGGCGGCCAGAAGACCCGTCGGGCGATGGTCTTCGGCGTTGCCGCTGTGGTCACCCTTGGCGCCTTGGTCTACGTGCTGACCAGCGGCTGGCTGCTGAACCCGAGCCTCGGCATCGTGGTGGTCCTGGTGACGTCCGTCGGAATCGCCGTCGTGGTCACCATGCTTTCCACCGGGCTGAGGAACAAGAGGGCGCTGTACTCTGCCCTGACAACGGCAGGCATTGGCATAGTGCTCTACTACCCGATGCAGTGGTTCTTCTACTACGTGACGGCGAACTTCTGGGTGATCGTGGGTCTGGCAGTAGTGTCGATCGGCGTCGGCATCCTGGTTGGCTACCTGTTCGGCGGGCCGGACCGCTCGCAGTCCAGCCGCACCGCTGCGATTGTGGCGTTCCTGGTCGGCGGCCTGATCTTCGTCGACAAGGTGATGCAGAGCTGGGACCTCTACTCGAACGCCAACGTGATCAAGAACCGGCCGATAGCCACCATTGGTTCTGCGACACCTGGGCTGGGCGGCGATTTCTGGGTCAGCACCCTTGACACTTTCACCCACCTGTTGCTGCCATCGATCGCGCTGATCTTGATTTCGTTCGCCACCTACACCAGGTACTCTCGCGGCTCGATGCTCGAGGTGCTCAACCAGGACTACATCCGCACGGCCCGGGCAAAGGGGCTCACCGAGCGGACGGTGATCATGCGGCACGCGCTGCGAAACGCGTTGCTGCCGCTGGCATCGATCGTCCCGGTCGATATCATCACGCTGATCGGCGGCGCCGTGATCACCGAGACCATCTTCGGCTGGTCCGGGATGGGAAAGCTGTTTATCGACTCGCTCCGAGACAGCGAAATTGACCCGGTAATGGCCTACATCATGATCACTGGCTTCCTGGCGATCTTCGCAAACCTGGTGGCCGACTTCGTGTACGCCATCCTTGACCCCCGGATTCGGGTGAACGCATGA
- a CDS encoding ABC transporter family substrate-binding protein, whose product MSKRKLLAAGAVFAVGALALSACTPPAGNDDNQSINDESTLSVMWNQPFYSYNNATSNGNATANTNPIYLTNESFAYYDDSLQLHPNKGYGTFEKLSDDPLKVKYTINDNAQWSDGTPVTAADVVLPWAAQSGHFNSVKAEDATNEDGTVKENSGDDVYFDASDPGFSLITKFPEVSEDGKEVTFTYDKPFADWEVNYTSTEPGVPAHVVAQHALGEKDAAKASEALLAAFKDKDDAALSKISNFWNTGFDFTSLPEDKSLLVGNGPYKMTEYKENQFMTLEKNENYKGENKPKVDKITIRYNEDPMAAVQALENGEVDLIQPQSTADVLKAAQAIDGVKVDTGDDATYEHIDLTFNNNGPFDPKKYGGDKEKAKQVRQAFLKAVPRQKIVDTIVKPLTDTAQTRDSFNVVPGSPNYDDTVAANGVAEEKEADIAGAKDLLKQAGVDKPKVRIMYAEGNQRREQEFQLIKESAEEAGFEIIDNGDAKWSEKLGDKTYDASLFGWQSVSTAVTEADANFRSTGQNNFGGYNNPDVDKLYDQLQVETDPEKQKQINIDVEKKLVEDAFGVTLFQFPGLTAYNENVSNVSTITVSPTVFWNFWEWEVK is encoded by the coding sequence TTGAGTAAGAGAAAACTACTTGCGGCTGGAGCGGTCTTTGCCGTCGGCGCATTGGCACTCAGTGCCTGCACCCCACCCGCAGGAAATGACGACAACCAGTCGATCAATGATGAGTCGACCCTGTCGGTCATGTGGAACCAGCCGTTCTACTCGTACAACAATGCGACGTCGAACGGTAATGCCACGGCCAATACCAACCCGATCTATCTGACGAATGAATCCTTCGCTTACTACGATGACAGCCTGCAACTGCACCCGAACAAGGGCTACGGCACCTTCGAGAAGCTTTCCGATGATCCGCTGAAGGTCAAGTACACGATCAATGACAACGCTCAGTGGTCCGACGGCACCCCGGTGACTGCTGCTGACGTCGTTCTTCCTTGGGCCGCACAGAGTGGACACTTCAACAGCGTCAAGGCTGAAGATGCCACCAATGAAGACGGCACTGTCAAGGAGAATTCCGGCGACGACGTCTACTTCGATGCCTCCGACCCAGGCTTCTCGCTGATCACCAAATTCCCGGAGGTCTCCGAGGACGGCAAGGAAGTCACCTTCACCTACGACAAGCCGTTCGCCGACTGGGAAGTCAACTACACGAGCACCGAACCAGGTGTCCCGGCCCATGTGGTTGCCCAGCACGCCCTCGGTGAGAAGGATGCCGCCAAGGCCAGTGAGGCGCTGCTCGCCGCGTTCAAGGACAAGGACGACGCCGCACTCTCCAAGATCTCGAACTTCTGGAACACGGGATTCGACTTCACCTCGCTGCCTGAGGACAAGTCACTGCTGGTTGGCAACGGTCCGTACAAGATGACCGAGTACAAAGAGAACCAGTTCATGACCCTGGAGAAGAACGAGAACTACAAGGGTGAGAACAAGCCGAAGGTCGACAAGATCACGATCCGCTACAACGAGGATCCGATGGCGGCCGTGCAGGCGCTTGAAAACGGCGAGGTCGACCTGATCCAGCCGCAGTCAACCGCCGACGTGCTGAAGGCCGCACAGGCCATCGATGGCGTCAAGGTAGACACCGGTGACGATGCGACCTACGAGCACATCGACCTGACGTTCAACAACAACGGACCGTTCGATCCGAAGAAGTACGGCGGCGATAAGGAAAAGGCGAAGCAGGTACGCCAGGCATTCCTGAAGGCGGTCCCGCGTCAGAAGATCGTCGACACCATCGTCAAGCCGCTGACCGACACGGCTCAGACCCGCGATTCGTTCAACGTTGTTCCGGGTTCGCCCAACTACGATGACACCGTCGCTGCAAATGGCGTGGCCGAGGAGAAAGAGGCGGATATCGCCGGTGCCAAGGACCTGCTGAAGCAGGCCGGCGTCGACAAGCCCAAGGTCCGGATCATGTACGCCGAGGGCAACCAGCGCCGCGAGCAGGAATTCCAGCTGATTAAGGAATCAGCGGAAGAAGCCGGCTTCGAAATCATCGACAATGGTGACGCGAAGTGGAGCGAAAAGCTTGGCGACAAGACCTATGACGCCTCGCTCTTCGGCTGGCAGTCAGTGTCCACCGCAGTGACCGAGGCTGATGCGAACTTCCGCAGCACCGGGCAGAACAACTTCGGCGGCTACAACAACCCGGACGTCGACAAGCTCTACGATCAGCTGCAGGTCGAGACCGACCCGGAGAAGCAGAAGCAGATCAACATCGACGTTGAGAAGAAGCTGGTCGAGGATGCCTTCGGCGTCACGCTGTTCCAGTTCCCCGGCTTGACGGCTTACAACGAGAATGTCAGCAACGTCAGCACGATCACGGTCAGCCCGACCGTGTTCTGGAACTTCTGGGAATGGGAAGTGAAGTAG
- a CDS encoding PH domain-containing protein — MNPSNAFRPRFGQVLTIVMGLIAVISIAGMLGTTGISGFAQFGGLPLLLAALVWAVFYKPRLEVSDGELVIVNPLRTVHLVWPSIKGFETNWGMTVLSAYGKFTAWSVPAPSRGFARPGRIGWGVESRSNAADDVAGRVASPAVQEALARWEALKAAGYLDNPRLEAPRPKASWNFDVILICAVLAVWTAVGLLGM; from the coding sequence ATGAATCCAAGCAACGCGTTCCGACCGCGATTTGGCCAGGTTCTGACAATTGTGATGGGCCTCATTGCGGTGATTTCCATTGCCGGCATGCTCGGCACGACCGGAATCAGCGGCTTTGCTCAATTCGGTGGCCTGCCACTCTTGTTAGCCGCCCTGGTCTGGGCTGTCTTCTATAAACCAAGGCTCGAGGTCAGCGACGGCGAACTCGTGATCGTCAATCCGCTTCGCACCGTGCACCTAGTCTGGCCGAGCATAAAGGGCTTTGAAACAAACTGGGGAATGACAGTGCTCTCGGCGTACGGCAAGTTCACCGCATGGTCGGTTCCCGCGCCGTCCCGCGGCTTCGCCAGGCCCGGGCGGATCGGCTGGGGCGTTGAATCGCGGTCGAACGCCGCGGATGACGTAGCCGGACGGGTGGCGTCGCCCGCGGTGCAGGAAGCTCTTGCCCGCTGGGAAGCCCTGAAAGCCGCGGGCTACCTCGATAATCCACGGCTCGAGGCTCCCCGGCCAAAGGCGTCGTGGAACTTCGACGTCATCCTGATCTGTGCTGTGCTCGCCGTCTGGACCGCGGTCGGGCTACTGGGTATGTAG
- a CDS encoding DEAD/DEAH box helicase has protein sequence MSETTPAASTSDILGAEDPTDNAPTFAQLDVPANLVAELRSQGMVKAFPIQAATLPSTLAGRDVLGRGKTGSGKTLAFALPLVARLAESARTSGRERSRPRGLVLAPTRELANQISAAIEPLAKAAGLKQTTIFGGVAQGKQVKALQDGVDILVACPGRLEDLMGQRLVSLASVEITVLDEADHMADLGFLPGVKRLLDATPHSGQRLLFSATLDRGVDVLVKRYLDRPLTHSVDSESSPVTAMTHYVFTMADSADKKAVVQHLASGLGRRVFFTRTKHTAKKLARALTASGIPAVDLQGNLSQPARERNLAAFSSGTAKVMVATDIAARGIHVDDVDLVVHVDPPTEHKAYLHRSGRTARAGSGGDVVTLVLPPERRDVQTMLRHAKISAELIQVTPQSDVIADLVGEVAAHVEPAPVAAPQQNQPRGNSRNGRNSRGGGRGATRTGTSGNGRTAGHSGREGERRTDATRQGEARGDRRGTSSGQRASAGGGRGPASYRTESSPRPARGNGRGRSGTR, from the coding sequence ATGTCTGAGACCACCCCTGCCGCAAGCACCAGTGACATCCTTGGCGCAGAGGACCCAACCGACAACGCACCAACATTCGCCCAGCTCGATGTTCCGGCCAACCTGGTCGCCGAGCTTCGCTCGCAGGGCATGGTCAAGGCGTTCCCGATTCAGGCGGCAACACTGCCGTCAACCCTGGCCGGACGCGACGTTCTTGGCCGGGGAAAGACCGGCAGCGGAAAGACGCTCGCATTTGCACTTCCGCTCGTCGCCCGCCTTGCGGAATCGGCACGCACCTCCGGCCGGGAACGCTCACGGCCACGCGGACTCGTGCTGGCTCCGACCCGCGAACTGGCGAACCAGATCTCAGCAGCTATCGAGCCGCTCGCCAAGGCCGCTGGTCTGAAGCAAACCACCATCTTCGGGGGCGTCGCGCAGGGCAAGCAGGTCAAGGCACTGCAGGATGGCGTGGACATCCTCGTCGCCTGCCCGGGCCGGTTGGAGGACCTGATGGGTCAGCGACTGGTCAGCCTTGCCTCGGTGGAAATCACCGTGCTCGACGAAGCCGATCACATGGCCGACCTCGGCTTCCTGCCAGGCGTCAAGCGGTTGCTCGACGCGACCCCGCACTCCGGCCAGCGCCTGCTGTTCTCCGCAACGCTCGATCGCGGCGTCGATGTCCTGGTCAAGCGCTACCTCGACCGTCCGTTGACGCACTCGGTAGATTCCGAGAGCTCCCCGGTCACTGCAATGACCCACTACGTCTTCACGATGGCCGACTCCGCTGATAAGAAAGCAGTCGTCCAGCACCTCGCCTCCGGTCTGGGTCGTCGGGTCTTCTTCACCCGGACGAAGCACACCGCGAAGAAGCTGGCCCGGGCGCTGACAGCCAGCGGGATTCCGGCCGTCGATCTGCAGGGAAACCTCTCGCAGCCGGCGCGTGAACGCAACCTAGCCGCTTTCTCATCCGGAACCGCCAAGGTGATGGTGGCGACCGATATCGCCGCCCGCGGAATCCACGTTGACGACGTCGATCTGGTCGTCCACGTCGATCCGCCGACCGAACACAAGGCCTACCTGCACCGTTCAGGCCGTACCGCGAGAGCCGGCTCGGGCGGCGACGTCGTCACGCTGGTCCTTCCGCCCGAGCGGCGTGACGTCCAGACGATGCTTCGGCACGCGAAGATCTCCGCCGAGCTGATCCAGGTAACTCCTCAGTCCGACGTGATTGCCGACCTGGTCGGCGAAGTCGCCGCACACGTCGAGCCTGCTCCCGTTGCAGCTCCGCAGCAGAACCAGCCGCGTGGCAATAGCCGTAATGGCCGGAACTCCCGTGGCGGCGGTCGCGGTGCCACCCGCACCGGAACCAGCGGTAACGGCCGTACCGCCGGTCACTCCGGACGCGAGGGCGAACGGCGTACCGACGCTACTCGACAGGGGGAGGCCCGCGGAGATCGTCGCGGCACGAGCTCCGGTCAGCGTGCCTCCGCCGGTGGTGGACGTGGTCCGGCAAGCTACCGCACTGAAAGCAGCCCCAGGCCGGCTCGGGGGAATGGCCGTGGCCGGTCAGGCACCCGCTAA
- a CDS encoding mismatch-specific DNA-glycosylase, translating into MGFTRAELESFRDATIPDLLPEPLRLLFVGINPGLWTAATGAHFARPGNRFYPALHAAGITGRQIDASAGYTEADLALIREKGIGICNLSPRATARADELSAEELRAGVERLNKVVQGHAPRVVAVLGITAFRTAFAQPKAVVGEQPSPWPVTKLFVAPNPSGLNAHANLKSLARDYALIAEAAGVI; encoded by the coding sequence ATGGGATTCACCCGCGCCGAGCTGGAGAGCTTTCGTGATGCCACCATTCCGGATTTGCTGCCGGAACCGCTGCGGCTGCTGTTCGTCGGCATCAATCCGGGCTTGTGGACCGCCGCGACCGGCGCGCACTTCGCCCGGCCCGGTAATCGTTTCTATCCTGCCCTGCATGCCGCCGGGATTACCGGACGTCAGATCGACGCCTCAGCAGGCTATACCGAGGCCGACCTCGCGCTGATCAGAGAAAAGGGAATCGGCATCTGCAACCTGAGCCCGCGGGCCACGGCGCGAGCGGATGAACTAAGTGCGGAAGAGCTCCGCGCGGGCGTTGAACGGTTGAATAAGGTGGTGCAAGGGCACGCTCCTCGCGTCGTCGCGGTGCTTGGCATCACTGCGTTCCGAACAGCCTTCGCGCAGCCTAAGGCCGTTGTCGGCGAGCAACCCTCGCCCTGGCCCGTAACGAAGCTGTTTGTCGCGCCGAACCCCAGTGGGCTGAATGCCCATGCGAACCTGAAGTCGCTCGCACGGGACTACGCACTGATCGCGGAGGCCGCTGGAGTGATCTGA
- a CDS encoding type II toxin-antitoxin system VapC family toxin, protein MILVDTSIWVDHLHQRDPELSALLARNEVGAHNLVIGELALGSIRNRQNFLELMTNLPRLPEAGHAEVLAFVDNHRLYGRGLSLVDAHLLAAVQLSPGSSLWTRDKRLAAVAAQLEPGA, encoded by the coding sequence ATGATCCTCGTTGACACATCAATCTGGGTGGATCATCTGCATCAACGTGATCCGGAATTGTCGGCACTGCTCGCCCGCAACGAAGTAGGCGCCCATAATCTGGTTATCGGTGAGTTGGCACTGGGATCGATCAGGAACCGTCAGAATTTCCTGGAACTCATGACAAATCTGCCGCGGCTGCCGGAGGCAGGTCACGCCGAGGTGCTGGCCTTCGTCGACAATCACCGCCTATACGGACGCGGTCTCAGCCTGGTTGACGCGCATCTCCTCGCGGCGGTGCAACTATCGCCAGGCTCCTCGCTCTGGACCCGTGACAAGCGACTTGCGGCCGTCGCGGCGCAGCTTGAGCCCGGAGCCTGA
- a CDS encoding type II toxin-antitoxin system VapB family antitoxin, translated as MRTTVTLDETLVERAMELTGRTEKSALVRDGLEALIERESARRLALLGGSDPKATSAPRRRNLPAE; from the coding sequence GTGAGAACTACCGTGACTTTGGATGAGACCCTGGTCGAGCGGGCGATGGAGCTGACTGGGCGCACAGAGAAATCTGCGCTCGTACGGGACGGCCTTGAGGCCCTCATTGAGCGAGAGAGCGCCCGCCGACTCGCCCTGCTCGGCGGATCGGACCCGAAAGCCACCTCGGCCCCTCGGCGGCGGAATCTTCCGGCGGAATGA
- a CDS encoding class I SAM-dependent methyltransferase: MPDPIFNHRRLAEIYDPLDPERDDLEAYLAIIGEFGAGSVLDVGCGTGTLACMLAERGLEVIGVDPAGASLDVARKKPMADRVRWLHGDATNLPALQVDVALMTANVAQVFLTDEDFSRTLRGIRSVLRPNGRLVFEIRDPAVKAWQDWNRDQTFKQTDIPGVGPVESWCDLVDVSGPLVSFRWNYAFASDGAVITSDSTLRFRERDEVTRALNESGFVVDGIRDAPDRPGREFVFVASLVEQAAGENGRDPASYQTHA; this comes from the coding sequence GTGCCCGATCCCATATTCAATCACCGCCGGTTGGCCGAAATCTACGATCCATTGGATCCCGAGCGCGACGACCTGGAGGCCTACCTCGCCATCATTGGTGAGTTCGGTGCCGGAAGCGTTCTCGATGTGGGTTGCGGCACCGGCACGCTTGCCTGCATGCTCGCGGAGCGCGGCCTCGAGGTGATCGGGGTTGATCCGGCTGGTGCGTCGCTCGACGTGGCCCGCAAGAAGCCGATGGCTGATCGGGTGCGCTGGTTGCACGGTGACGCCACGAACCTTCCGGCACTTCAGGTGGACGTGGCGCTGATGACCGCTAATGTCGCGCAGGTCTTTCTCACCGATGAAGATTTTTCCCGCACTCTGCGCGGGATACGCTCCGTCTTGCGTCCCAACGGGCGCCTGGTCTTCGAGATCCGGGACCCGGCGGTTAAGGCGTGGCAGGATTGGAATCGGGACCAGACGTTCAAACAGACAGACATTCCTGGCGTCGGACCCGTGGAGAGTTGGTGCGATCTGGTCGACGTTTCCGGTCCGCTGGTGAGTTTCCGCTGGAATTACGCCTTTGCGTCGGATGGCGCGGTGATCACCTCGGACTCGACGCTGCGCTTCCGGGAACGGGACGAGGTCACGCGTGCTCTGAACGAATCCGGCTTCGTCGTGGATGGGATTCGTGACGCTCCTGACCGGCCCGGCCGCGAGTTCGTTTTCGTCGCCTCGCTCGTCGAGCAGGCGGCAGGCGAGAATGGCCGGGACCCGGCGAGCTATCAGACTCATGCATGA
- a CDS encoding maleylpyruvate isomerase N-terminal domain-containing protein, with product MSHPGLGEWNIRDLAGHTSRSLITVETYLAVPMTSDPPTLRDPVAYYRATAATLAGAAAVVERGRQAGRDLGPDPVQTVQRLVDRVIAIVRDSPDDSILTTPFGTIGLLDYLPTRTFELTVHSLDLIRAAAVALPSQLDGAIDASLQLAARMAYESERGVPALLALTGRQQLPEGFSVV from the coding sequence TTGAGTCATCCAGGTCTGGGGGAGTGGAACATCCGCGATCTTGCCGGGCACACCAGCAGGTCCTTGATCACAGTCGAAACCTACCTGGCTGTTCCGATGACGTCTGATCCGCCGACGCTGAGGGACCCCGTCGCCTACTACCGGGCGACCGCGGCTACTCTCGCCGGTGCGGCTGCAGTGGTGGAACGAGGACGGCAAGCGGGCCGTGATCTCGGACCGGACCCGGTCCAGACGGTCCAGAGACTCGTCGATCGCGTTATCGCAATCGTCCGGGATAGCCCGGACGACAGCATCCTGACCACTCCCTTTGGCACCATCGGTCTGCTCGACTATTTGCCGACCCGCACCTTCGAGCTGACCGTGCACAGCCTCGACCTTATTCGGGCTGCAGCCGTTGCCCTGCCGTCCCAGCTCGACGGCGCCATCGACGCCAGTCTTCAGCTGGCGGCACGGATGGCTTACGAATCCGAACGTGGCGTACCAGCCCTCCTTGCACTGACCGGTCGGCAGCAGTTGCCCGAGGGCTTCAGTGTGGTCTAG
- a CDS encoding DNA glycosylase AlkZ-like family protein — protein sequence MKATRDQVLRYRVHAQQLDRETGSAHTDADILDLGVQDTGNEGSRWALAQRGVQFDPGEHFIAWTLRGAPTAYRRAQAAQVAAATAPYDEADAAKRVFDAAKPLKAAGIPVLEALAVVSGHMRDIVKEPTVKGEMSGRLTAVLPDPYLRYCRPCDAIHSHEQTFRLSALPAGLELDPGTSPPVLRRIPGWGGPAAERPASLDPIRACLHLFGPLTPKLVAGYIDAPVRTVTSHWPNDVEEVVVAGERRFVLAADAAALADPPASAGVRLLGSHDLFLQTRDRELLVEDADRRKQLWPVLGRPGTILQGHNIVGTWRPRTSGKKLTLATETWTNVPKRELEDQAARLAEHRGQGFAGVA from the coding sequence ATGAAGGCGACCCGTGATCAGGTACTGCGCTACCGAGTGCACGCGCAACAGCTTGACCGTGAAACCGGCTCGGCACACACAGACGCCGATATCCTCGACCTGGGTGTGCAGGACACCGGGAACGAGGGAAGCCGCTGGGCTCTCGCACAGCGCGGCGTGCAGTTCGACCCGGGTGAGCATTTCATCGCCTGGACGCTTCGCGGAGCGCCCACGGCGTATCGACGAGCACAGGCCGCGCAAGTCGCGGCGGCCACTGCCCCGTATGACGAAGCAGATGCCGCCAAACGGGTCTTCGACGCGGCCAAGCCGCTGAAGGCGGCGGGGATTCCCGTGCTTGAGGCACTGGCCGTGGTGTCCGGGCATATGCGCGACATCGTGAAGGAACCCACGGTAAAGGGCGAGATGTCCGGACGACTGACAGCGGTGCTCCCGGACCCCTATTTGCGCTATTGCCGACCGTGCGACGCCATTCACAGTCACGAGCAGACGTTCCGCCTGTCGGCCCTGCCTGCGGGCCTTGAACTCGACCCAGGCACGTCTCCCCCAGTCCTCCGCCGAATCCCGGGGTGGGGTGGGCCTGCCGCGGAAAGGCCTGCATCGCTCGACCCAATCCGGGCCTGCCTGCACCTCTTCGGGCCACTCACCCCCAAGCTGGTGGCCGGATACATCGATGCTCCGGTCAGGACTGTCACTTCTCACTGGCCGAACGACGTCGAAGAGGTTGTGGTAGCCGGCGAGAGACGCTTCGTCCTCGCCGCGGATGCGGCGGCCCTGGCAGACCCACCGGCGAGCGCAGGCGTGCGGCTGCTCGGCTCGCATGACCTCTTCCTGCAGACCCGGGATCGCGAACTCCTGGTCGAGGACGCCGATCGCCGAAAGCAGCTCTGGCCTGTCCTGGGCCGGCCCGGGACGATTCTTCAGGGACACAACATCGTGGGCACCTGGCGGCCACGAACATCCGGTAAGAAGCTCACACTCGCCACCGAAACATGGACTAACGTACCGAAACGCGAGTTGGAGGATCAGGCTGCCAGGCTGGCCGAACACCGCGGACAGGGTTTCGCCGGCGTCGCGTAG
- a CDS encoding iron chaperone: protein MTTKPETVEQYIDSFPDVVRQRLQELRELSRSNAPDAVEGLKWGSPAYSSGTILFVFSGHKKHANFVFTPSTLRAFIDELDGYATGKGSVQLPYDKPVPSEVLGRMIGYRIREYEDDGVKWM, encoded by the coding sequence ATGACGACGAAGCCCGAAACGGTCGAGCAATACATCGATTCATTCCCCGACGTCGTGCGGCAGCGACTCCAGGAACTGCGAGAGTTGAGCCGCTCCAATGCTCCGGATGCCGTGGAAGGACTCAAATGGGGCAGCCCGGCGTACTCGTCGGGGACGATTCTGTTCGTCTTCAGCGGGCATAAGAAACATGCCAACTTCGTCTTCACCCCGAGCACGTTGCGCGCCTTCATCGACGAACTGGACGGATACGCAACCGGAAAGGGGTCGGTTCAGCTGCCCTACGACAAGCCCGTTCCCAGCGAGGTGCTCGGCAGGATGATCGGCTATCGGATCCGAGAGTACGAGGACGACGGCGTCAAGTGGATGTAA